The DNA segment aaaaaaatgtgtttaggaGAAACTGATAATTAGAAGAGAGAATTTGGAAGAGAACAGTTaacctgaaaataaatttacttgaaactTACAGAATTTTACTAACCCAACTGCTGTATACTCATCGTCGTCTGCTATGGTCGTCTGTGGTCTTAACACTCTTAACTTTTACTAAAGACTTATTTTGATTCGAAGGAAAAAAATGCGGCAATCAGTGATTTGACACTGGCAGTGACTTTTACAGTTTCAGTTGGTCAAGAGTTCACTCATGCCAATATTCCACTAGATACAGTGCACAATCGAaatactaaagtcatcccatctggccGTTTTCCAATATACACTActaaatctagtgattttagtaacttttgtggtataataggatacaacttttttctacTGTAAATGCAATGCCACAGATAATAATTAAGGTTATGTGTATTTTGAAAAGGTTATAACGTGcgattttgtcatttttgacaaatctctaATCGAGTCCCGCAATCAAGCAAAGTAAActagttttgaatattttacttaaaatatggtatctacaggttaatattaaataccgGCATTGAAACCAGCAAGTAAGTGTACcttaaaaacataaacagattttaatgaaaagatTTCAGAGCAGGACACAGAGTGAAAGCATCATACATTCAAAATGAAGAGTGCTCAGGAGCACACCCTCTCAAGTCAAACCTGAAGGCCGGAggttttgtaattaaaaaaagcgcacaacggcgcaaatatttcttcactGTTCCATCGTGCGTCGTTTCCATTCTGTGCCTGTGCCCTCGATGCAGAAATTACTCCGTACTTTTCCTTCAGATATCTGTAAGAGATTAaagctaacattttaaataaatcaatttaaattatcaaCTTAGGGCAAAAAATTCCCCAACCATTCGGTAAACTGACATCCTCCCCAAATGTGGACCATTTATTtcccaaatgtttttaaaacaccgGTAAATACTTTGTTTTATCTCTAAAGTGAGTTATTTTCTCTTTATAACACTGCCTGTGGCCTCTCCATGATATCGCTActtaatcgtatttttttcaataaataatctgacatgagcacttcgcgtacgTAGAGCAGGCcgcaaaattgaatttcgcagccgttgcctttACGAAGGCCggaaaagtaaaagtcattttaatatttataatttattatcacaattacaacatatctatctgcATATTTGCGGTGTAATCTTAGAAAATCTGGATTGCttacagttaaagtttgatttatgccAGATTTTGTGTACAGAATTGACATCCGGTTTGAAATtcccgccaatttcaaatgggGCCACCTCAAGGAGTAGGAATCGGTAAGAAAGATCCCCATTATCGATCTATCTACAACAGACACGTActactttactttattttgccctacgggctttaaaGGATTCCTATACCTTACACAGTTCTAAATAAActtacaattccaaaaataattctttttttttaattaacatacattttcttttattccccacccctctccttctctatcctttccctcctcttccatacctctttcatccatcctatctctcttccgtcttcgttcagtatttctccccgttccttttcctccctctctctcatttcaccGCATCCTctccacatgtgctcgatcgtctctctctcctcacggCACATCCTGCACATTCTTTCCTCCTCCTCCATCCAGTACTTGTTCTCTCTCTCttcgttcccacatctaaatctcgccatcattttcctttctttcgtGCTCTCCCTTCCCAGATACACCGGAACATCCTCTGTCACGCACCTctcatactccctgttgtaccTCGATTCTctgattctctcccttctctcttgcttgtccgtatctctgtccctctcgctcagctccgcacacatccatcttccttccgCTCTCACTCTTTCCACTTCCTCGctggcatacccgttcctcctacagtacttctctctctccttctcatccgcgttctttttcttttctctataGCACTCAGTCAGTATCCTGCATTCTTCCCTTCCGCCCATTCTGTCCTCgaactttgccgctctctttcccgcttttaCTCTCAGCTTGctcctcttgcactcttccctcactatgtaccctggtgtttctctgtccactcctagcacccatctcaaatatttctcttgcacTCTCTCCACCTCCTCCtgttccttccatccccatATCTCTGCTCCGTACATCAGCACGCTCTCCACCATGCTCTcgaacatcatcattctcctcccGAACTCGCCTCCCCAcattctctctcctattccccacACACATCCAACTACCTTGTTCGCCTTCCTCACTACCTCTCTCACTTGCGCCCTGACTGTGGCTCTCTCGTTGAAGGTGTAGCCCAAGTACTTAAACTCGCTCACTCTTTCTATCTTGCTTTCTTCCCACTTCCACTCGTTCTCCTCattcttcctctttctcttgctgaacaccatcattttcgtcttctctacattcacttccagctttttcttcctcacatacttttccaggttcctcatcatttctttcatctctctctcactctttGCCACAATCACCATGTCGTCCGCAAACGCCAGGCTCCAAACTTTTTCCCTACCCACTACGACCCCCCCCGTCTGCGCTTTCCTCAACATTTCGTCCACGTCCGCTACGTATATCGTGAACAGTAGGAGACTGAGCGGGCAGCCCTGTCTCACTCCCTTTGTCGTCTCAAACCATTCGCCCTCTTTCTCTCCCACCTTCACCTTGTTTCCCGTTCTCGCATATATCTCCTCGACCTTCCGCACCAGCCATTCACTTATTCCTCTTTCTCTCATACattcaaacattttcactctgtCAACCTTGTCGAACGCCGCCTTGAAGTCTATGAACAATGCGTACATCCTCCCCCCTTTCTTCCTCAATTCGTTCCTTGCTAAATGGTCCAGGATGTACACATTGTCCACAGTACCCCTTCCCTTTCTGAACCCTGCCTGACTATCCGGCAACACTCCCTTTTCCTCGATTTCCCTCTTCATCCTTTCGCTCAAAACAGACGCATACAACTTATACCCCGTGTTCAGGAGAGTTATTCCTCGGTAGTTTTCCGCTCTATTTTTCTcgccttttttaaaaattgggcaGATTACGCCTTCTCTCCAGTCCGCCGGGAATCCCTCTCCTCTCCATACCCCATTCATCAGTTCAACCATTCTCTCTACCATTCTTTCAGTCCCATACATCCACGCTTCATTTTGCACCCCGTCCCATCCCGGTGCCTTTCTCTTTTTCAAGTGTCTTATGTGTCTTTCCACCTCTTCCGCTGTGATTTCTGTTTCCTCCATCACCGTCTGCTTCTCTTTCCTTTGTGTTCCCAGCTTTCCTTCTTCTTTCCTCCCTTCCAGCAGTTCCATGAAGTACTCTTCCCATTCTTGTATTGTTATTTTCTCGCTCACTGGTTCCTTTTTCTTCCTCTCTCTGTTTATGTATTTCCACACCTCCCTCTCTgttcttatttcttttatctCTTTCTCCTCCCTTTCCCTCCTCTGCTTCTTCTTCTCTCTACATCTCTCTCTGTATCTTCTTTTCGCTTCTAGGAATCTGCTTCTGTCAATTTCGTTCCTCCTCCATCCTCTCAGCGCCTTTACCACTTCCCTCTTTGCTTGCTGACATTCTCTGTCCCACCATCCATTTTTCTTTCCTGCCCCTTTCGCTCCCCTTACTATCACCTCCTTTTTCTTCGTCGCTTTCTCGATCACTTCCTTTAGCTCTGTCACCATCTTCTCTATTTCCTGCTCCTTGAATGTTGCTTCCTCCAGTCTCCTCCTGTACTCTCTCACTCCCTGTTCACTCCACACTTTTACTATCACCTTCTTCTCCTCCTCTCTCGTTCCTCCCCTTTCCCTTTCTTCTTGGTTCGTTCCCTCTATGGTAATTTCTAGAGGGAGATGGTCGGAGTCCACTCTTTCTCCCACTTTGAACTCTTTCACTCTCTCCCATGCTGCCTCATTTACTATTGCGTAGTCTATGACTGTTTCCCCCCGCTGCCTACGTATGTCACTTCCCCTTCCTCATCCCCTCGTTTATTCCCGTTCAGCACTTCCCATCCATTTTCTTCTATCCACTCTATCAGCCCTTCCCCTTTGCATTTTCCActttttctttcgtttttcttttcccatccCCTTTCTCTTCTTCCCAGTTTCTGGCTCCTCTCTCTCCAATTCTTCCGTTAAAATCACCCCCTAACAGCATGCATTCTTCCCTGTCCATCTTCATTGTGTTCTCGACCCGTCTTGTTGTTTTCCCCATCTCCTTGCTATATACTGTTACTATTTTCCACCATTCGTTATCTATATGAACGTTTCTTTCCATGTATCCTTCTTCTACCCCCTTTTCTTTTCGTTTCTCTTCAATTCCCAACTTCACCCATGTTATTATTCCCCCTGCAGCTCTTcctctttttctttctctttttgCCCATTGTCCTTCCCATTTGTATTCTTTCGGTAGCGTCCTTTCTACTTTTTCCCAGCTCTGTTCCTCCACCCAAGTCTCCACCAGTCCCACTACCTCGAATTGTCGTACATAGTCCCAACATTTATCCCCTCTTTTTCTTAATCCCGCTACGTTCCAATATAATACTTATGCTCCTTTCCTCTCTTTCGTACCTTGTTTCTCTTGTTCCCCTTTGTGCTTTCCTTCcgttttcccttttttttgTCCATCTACCTTTTTCTTTATCCTTTGTCCATTTCCGTTGTCTCCCTTTCCTCCATCCCCTCTTCCTACCTCTACTGAAAAACCTCCAGTCTCCCCTTTTCTTCATTCCATCTCATCTGCACCCCCTCTATGGTTATTTTCATGTACCCAACTTTTAGATCTTTCTCTTGTCTTTTCTCTTCTCTGGCGATGGctcgtatttttttctgtatttccCTTTCCTTCCTTGTGAGGTCGttgtcaataaatattttctctgtTGCTTTATTTCCTCTCAATTTTCCTTTCTGCTTCATTACCTTTTCTTTCCCACTCCACTCTTCTATTTCCACTAGTATTTGGTCCTTGTTTATGTTGTAGCAATCTTTAACTTTCGCTTCCCCtatgttttcttttataaatttttctacTTCCTCTTTGCTCTGCTGCTTGCTACTTCCCTCACTTCTCCATCCCGTTATCactatgttattttttcttcttcttctttcttcattCTCCATTTTCGTTTCCAGCTGTGCTACTCTCTCAGACATGCTGTTTTTCTCCTCCTCccatttcttttctttattcttaaaTTCTTCCCATAGTTGTTCTATTTCTCTCTTGACTTCTTGATTCACTTTTCTCAGCTCCTTTATTTCCTCTGTAATTTCCCTTTTCACTTCCTCCAGCTTTTTCAATATCTTTTCCATTTTCCTGCCTGATTTCTTCTCCACTTCCGGTGACCTTGCGGTTTTTTTACTTGTCCCAAATACCTTTTCTTCCTCCTCCTCTTCTTCTTGTCTTCCTGTCTTTCCTTTTCccgttcttttccttttttttttgtcttccTGGGACGCCTCCCCCTTCCTTGGCTAAAAGAACGGTTTCTGCTTCCCTCGCTCATAGGCTTGCTCTTTACCTCCTTGATGTCGCTGTTTTCCGTTTGTTTAACACTTCTCTTCTTTGGGGTGTTTTCTGCCTCCCCACACCGCTCAGCCTCTTCCTACCTTGCTTCGCTAAACTCTCCTCTCCTTTGTCGTTGATCTCTCTTATTTTTCTATACCTTTATCTCCTTTTCTACTTCACTCTCTTAGCTCGCTTTTTACCACGTGTAGCTCGCTCCGTCGGTAATACAGGAAtcctgtctgcaagtgtatctacaacagtaacgtcccaaaccaaaggttgacctttaatccacgatactaaagtcatcccatctgggcctTTTCCAATATACACTActaaatctagtgattttagtaacttttgtggtgtaataggatacaacttttttctacTGTAAATGCAATGCCACAGATAATAATTAAGGTTATCGCTActtaatcgtatttttttcaataaataatctgacatgagcacttcgcgtacgTAGAGCAGGCcgcaaaattgaatttcgcagccgttgcctttACGAAGGCCggaaaagtaaaagtcattttaatatttataaattattatcacaattacaacatatctatctgcATATTTGCGGTGTAATCTTAGAAAATCTGGATTGCttacagttaaagtttgatttatgccAGATTTTGTATACAGAATTTACATCCGGTTTGAAATTCCCGCCAGTTTCA comes from the Tenebrio molitor chromosome 9, icTenMoli1.1, whole genome shotgun sequence genome and includes:
- the LOC138138711 gene encoding golgin subfamily A member 6-like protein 7, whose amino-acid sequence is MVIVAKSEREMKEMMRNLEKYVRKKKLEVNVEKTKMMVFSKRKRKNEENEWKWEESKIERVSEFKYLGYTFNERATVRAQVREVVRKANKVVGCVWGIGERMWGGEFGRRMMMFESMVESVLMYGAEIWGWKEQEEVERVQEKYLRWVLGVDRETPGYIVREECKRSKLRVKAGKRAAKFEDRMGGREECRILTECYREKKKNADEKEREKYCRRNGYASEEVERVRAEGRWMCAELSERDRDTDKQERRERIRESRYNREYERCVTEDVPVFRCGNEERENKYWMEEEERMCRMCREERETIEHMWRGCGEMREREEKERGEILNEDGREIGWMKEVWKRRERIEKERGGE
- the LOC138138620 gene encoding uncharacterized protein PF3D7_1120000-like; this encodes MEKILKKLEEVKREITEEIKELRKVNQEVKREIEQLWEEFKNKEKKWEEEKNSMSERVAQLETKMENEERRRRKNNIVITGWRSEGSSKQQSKEEVEKFIKENIGEAKVKDCYNINKDQILVEIEEWSGKEKVMKQKGKLRGNKATEKIFIDNDLTRKEREIQKKIRAIAREEKRQEKDLKVGYMKITIEGVQMRWNEEKGRLEVFQ